The following proteins are co-located in the Callithrix jacchus isolate 240 chromosome 10, calJac240_pri, whole genome shotgun sequence genome:
- the ZNF202 gene encoding zinc finger protein 202 isoform X2, giving the protein MVALLTALSQGLVTFKDVAVCFSQDQWSDLDPTQKEFYGEYVLEEDCGIVVSLSFPIPRPDEISQVREEEPWVPDIQEPQETQEPEILSFTYTGDRSKDEEECVEQEDLSLEDIHRPILGEPEVHQTPDWEIVFEDSPGRLHERRFGTNISQVNSSANLRETTPVHPLLGRHHDCSVCGKSFTCNSHLVRHLRTHTGEKPYKCMECGKSYTRSSHLARHQKVHKMNAPYKYPPNRKDLEATSPLTQAERTPSVEKPYRCDDCGKHFRWTSDLVRHQRTHTGEKPFFCTICGKSFSQKSVLTTHQRIHLGGKPYLCGECGEDFSEHRRYLAHRKTHAAEELYLCSECGRCFTHSAAFAKHLRGHASVRPCRCNECGKSFSRRDHLVRHQRTHTGEKPFTCPTCGKSFSRGYHLIRHQRTHSEKTS; this is encoded by the exons ATGGTTGCTCTTCTTACTGCTCTATCACAG GGACTGGTAACGTTCAAGGATGTGGCTGTATGCTTTTCCCAGGACCAGTGGAGTGATCTGGATCCAACACAGAAAGAATTCTATGGAGAATATGTCTTGGAAGAAGACTGTGGAATTGTAGTCTCTCTGT CATTTCCAATCCCCAGACCTGATGAGATCTCCCAGGTTAGAGAGGAAGAGCCTTGGGTCCCAGATATCCAAGAGCCTCAAGAGACTCAAGAGCCAGAAATCCTGAGTTTTACCTACACAG GAGATAGGAGTAAAGATGAGGAAGAGTGTGTGGAGCAGGAAGATCTGagtttggaggatatacacagGCCTATTTTGGGAGAACCAGAAGTTCACCAGACTCCAGATTGGGAAATAGTCTTTGAGGATAGTCCAGGTAGACTTCATGAAAGAAGATTTGGTACAAACATTTCTCAAGTGAATAGTTCTGCAAACCTTCGGGAAACTACGCCCGTCCACCCACTGTTAGGGAGACACCATGACTGTTCTGTGTGTGGAAAGAGCTTCACTTGTAACTCCCACCTTGTTAGACACCTGAGAACTCACACgggagagaaaccctataaatgtatGGAGTGTGGAAAAAGTTACACGCGAAGCTCGCATCTTGCCAGGCACCAAAAGGTTCATAAGATGAATGCTCCTTATAAATATCCCCCAAACCGGaaggatttggaagcaacctcCCCTTTGACCCAGGCTGAGAGAACTCCATCCGTGGAGAAGCCCTATAGATGTGATGATTGTGGAAAACACTTCCGCTGGACTTCAGACCTTGTCAGGCATCAGAGGACACATACAGGAGAAAAACCCTTCTTTTGTACTATTTGTGGCAAAAGCTTCAGCCAGAAATCTGTGCTAACAACACACCAAAGAATCCACCTGGGAGGCAAACCCTACTTGTGTGGAGAGTGTGGCGAGGACTTCAGTGAGCACAGGCGGTACCTGGCACACCGGAAGACGCACGCAGCTGAGGAGCTCTACCTCTGCAGCGAGTGCGGGCGCTGCTTCACCCACAGCGCAGCGTTCGCCAAGCACCTGCGAGGACACGCCTCCGTGAGGCCCTGCCGATGCAACGAATGTGGGAAGAGCTTCAGTCGCAGGGACCACCTCGTCAGGCATCAGAGAACACACACTGGGGAGAAACCGTTCACGTGCCCTACCTGTGGAAAAAGCTTCAGCAGAGGGTATCACTTAATTAGGCATCAGAGGACCCACTCAGAAAAGACCTCCTAG
- the ZNF202 gene encoding zinc finger protein 202 isoform X1 yields MTTAVEPEDQDLWEEEGILMVKLEDDFTCRPESVLQRDDPVLETSHQNFRRFRYQEAASPREALIRLRELCHQWLRPERRTKEQILELLVLEQFLTVLPGELQSWVRGQRPESGEEAVTLVEGLQKQPRRPRRWVTVHVHGQEVLSEETVHLGAEPESPSELQDPVQSSTPQQSPEETTQSPDLGAPAEQRPHQEEELQPLQESEVPVPQDPDLPTERSSGDSEMVALLTALSQGLVTFKDVAVCFSQDQWSDLDPTQKEFYGEYVLEEDCGIVVSLSFPIPRPDEISQVREEEPWVPDIQEPQETQEPEILSFTYTGDRSKDEEECVEQEDLSLEDIHRPILGEPEVHQTPDWEIVFEDSPGRLHERRFGTNISQVNSSANLRETTPVHPLLGRHHDCSVCGKSFTCNSHLVRHLRTHTGEKPYKCMECGKSYTRSSHLARHQKVHKMNAPYKYPPNRKDLEATSPLTQAERTPSVEKPYRCDDCGKHFRWTSDLVRHQRTHTGEKPFFCTICGKSFSQKSVLTTHQRIHLGGKPYLCGECGEDFSEHRRYLAHRKTHAAEELYLCSECGRCFTHSAAFAKHLRGHASVRPCRCNECGKSFSRRDHLVRHQRTHTGEKPFTCPTCGKSFSRGYHLIRHQRTHSEKTS; encoded by the exons ATGACTACAGCCGTGGAACCAGAGGACCAGGATCTTTGGGAAGAAGAGGGAATTCTGATGGTGAAACTGGAAGATGATTTCACCTGTAGGCCAGAGTCTGTCTTACAGAGGGATGACCCAGTGCTGGAGACCTCCCATCAGAACTTCCGACGCTTCCGTTACCAGGAAGCAGCAAGCCCTAGAGAAGCTCTCATCAGACTCCGAGAACTTTGTCACCAGTGGCTGAGACCAGAGAGGCGGACAAAGGAGCAGATCCTAGAGCTGCTTGTCCTGGAACAGTTTCTTACCGTCCTGCCTGGAGAACTACAGAGCTGGGTGCGGGGCCAACGGCCAGAAAGTGGCGAGGAAGCAGTGACGCTGGTGGAGGGTTTGCAGAAACAACCCAGGAGACCAAGGCGGTGG GTGACTGTCCATGTTCATGGCCAGGAAGTCCTGTCAGAGGAGACAGTGCATCTAGGAGCAGAGCCTGAGTCACCTAGTGAGCTGCAGGATCCCGTGCAAAGCTCGACCCCCCAGCAGTCCCCTGAGGAAACCACACAGAGCCCAGATCTGGGGGCACCGGCAGAGCAGCGTCCACACCAGGAAGAGGAGCTCCAGCCCCTGCAGGAGAGCG agGTTCCAGTGCCCCAGGACCCAGACCTTCCTACAGAGAGGAGCTCTGGAGACTCGGAGATGGTTGCTCTTCTTACTGCTCTATCACAG GGACTGGTAACGTTCAAGGATGTGGCTGTATGCTTTTCCCAGGACCAGTGGAGTGATCTGGATCCAACACAGAAAGAATTCTATGGAGAATATGTCTTGGAAGAAGACTGTGGAATTGTAGTCTCTCTGT CATTTCCAATCCCCAGACCTGATGAGATCTCCCAGGTTAGAGAGGAAGAGCCTTGGGTCCCAGATATCCAAGAGCCTCAAGAGACTCAAGAGCCAGAAATCCTGAGTTTTACCTACACAG GAGATAGGAGTAAAGATGAGGAAGAGTGTGTGGAGCAGGAAGATCTGagtttggaggatatacacagGCCTATTTTGGGAGAACCAGAAGTTCACCAGACTCCAGATTGGGAAATAGTCTTTGAGGATAGTCCAGGTAGACTTCATGAAAGAAGATTTGGTACAAACATTTCTCAAGTGAATAGTTCTGCAAACCTTCGGGAAACTACGCCCGTCCACCCACTGTTAGGGAGACACCATGACTGTTCTGTGTGTGGAAAGAGCTTCACTTGTAACTCCCACCTTGTTAGACACCTGAGAACTCACACgggagagaaaccctataaatgtatGGAGTGTGGAAAAAGTTACACGCGAAGCTCGCATCTTGCCAGGCACCAAAAGGTTCATAAGATGAATGCTCCTTATAAATATCCCCCAAACCGGaaggatttggaagcaacctcCCCTTTGACCCAGGCTGAGAGAACTCCATCCGTGGAGAAGCCCTATAGATGTGATGATTGTGGAAAACACTTCCGCTGGACTTCAGACCTTGTCAGGCATCAGAGGACACATACAGGAGAAAAACCCTTCTTTTGTACTATTTGTGGCAAAAGCTTCAGCCAGAAATCTGTGCTAACAACACACCAAAGAATCCACCTGGGAGGCAAACCCTACTTGTGTGGAGAGTGTGGCGAGGACTTCAGTGAGCACAGGCGGTACCTGGCACACCGGAAGACGCACGCAGCTGAGGAGCTCTACCTCTGCAGCGAGTGCGGGCGCTGCTTCACCCACAGCGCAGCGTTCGCCAAGCACCTGCGAGGACACGCCTCCGTGAGGCCCTGCCGATGCAACGAATGTGGGAAGAGCTTCAGTCGCAGGGACCACCTCGTCAGGCATCAGAGAACACACACTGGGGAGAAACCGTTCACGTGCCCTACCTGTGGAAAAAGCTTCAGCAGAGGGTATCACTTAATTAGGCATCAGAGGACCCACTCAGAAAAGACCTCCTAG